The following are encoded together in the Pelagicoccus enzymogenes genome:
- the lpxD gene encoding UDP-3-O-(3-hydroxymyristoyl)glucosamine N-acyltransferase, whose translation MQISLSLNAVLDRIDYSTFEGELGVRNVTGVASLEDAQRGDASFVASAKYLEDLKKSEASLVVLSKDLEAEPRPGQLFLRVDNPSIEIAKLCELISQRMWVKPEAGIHQLSSIDPTAEVDPSACIEAFVTIGAGARVGAGCVISSGCFIGPACELGDDCYLGANVTLERDTVIGKRVRIHSGVVLGSDGFGYEFEGGRHRKVPQVGSVFVGDDVEIGANTTVDRGRFGPTRIGEGSKIDNLVQIGHNVTVGKHNILCAQVGIAGSTKLGDYVVMGGRAGASGHIEIGSGAQLAGQCVAFSDLEGGAKYGGAPAIPLVAYQRITVITRRLPELFKRLTQLEKQLLRD comes from the coding sequence ATGCAAATCTCACTCTCGCTCAATGCCGTGTTGGACCGGATCGATTACTCAACTTTCGAAGGAGAGCTGGGAGTTCGCAATGTCACTGGAGTCGCCTCTCTAGAAGACGCTCAAAGGGGAGATGCTAGCTTTGTCGCATCAGCTAAGTATCTAGAGGATCTCAAGAAATCAGAGGCGTCGCTTGTGGTATTGAGCAAGGACTTGGAAGCGGAGCCGCGTCCCGGGCAGTTGTTCCTTCGAGTGGACAATCCGTCCATTGAAATCGCAAAGCTCTGCGAGCTTATTTCTCAGCGCATGTGGGTGAAACCCGAGGCTGGCATCCATCAGCTCTCCAGTATCGATCCAACTGCCGAGGTGGATCCGAGCGCATGTATCGAGGCTTTTGTGACGATTGGCGCGGGGGCGCGTGTCGGCGCTGGTTGCGTGATTTCCTCGGGCTGCTTCATCGGCCCCGCTTGCGAGCTCGGCGATGACTGTTACCTTGGGGCCAACGTTACGCTTGAACGCGATACTGTAATTGGAAAACGGGTACGTATACATTCTGGCGTGGTTTTAGGCTCGGATGGATTTGGATACGAATTTGAAGGCGGTCGGCATCGCAAGGTGCCGCAAGTTGGTTCGGTGTTCGTGGGAGACGACGTAGAAATTGGAGCGAACACGACGGTTGACCGCGGGCGTTTTGGACCGACTCGGATAGGGGAGGGCAGCAAGATCGATAATCTCGTGCAGATCGGGCACAACGTGACGGTGGGCAAGCACAACATTCTTTGCGCTCAAGTCGGCATCGCCGGGAGCACGAAGTTGGGAGATTACGTAGTGATGGGTGGGCGCGCGGGCGCCTCGGGACACATCGAGATTGGCTCAGGCGCGCAGTTGGCTGGCCAGTGCGTTGCTTTCTCCGATTTGGAGGGAGGCGCCAAATACGGAGGGGCTCCGGCGATTCCCTTGGTCGCCTACCAGCGGATTACGGTGATTACCCGTCGTTTGCCGGAGCTATTCAAGCGATTGACTCAGCTCGAGAAGCAGTTGCTGCGAGACTAA
- a CDS encoding OmpH family outer membrane protein — MNRFKSLLVILSAMAMAATSLRANEDVIITVMVDDALGSYYKVQDFMAEMEKSEEEARAKASEIEAQGTALVEEFQELREQANSDILMEEAKQEATQDAQKKMQEIQAKEQELRQFVGQTRQQFAAIRQQQLNAYYQEIAEVITEIAKERNATLVIDITARAGDGRAPVLYTDGSYDITPIVIERINATQGQEEEAPAAE; from the coding sequence ATGAATCGTTTTAAATCCCTTCTCGTAATCCTCAGTGCCATGGCCATGGCCGCAACTAGCCTTCGCGCGAATGAAGACGTCATCATCACCGTCATGGTAGACGATGCTCTCGGTAGCTACTACAAGGTCCAAGACTTCATGGCCGAAATGGAAAAGAGCGAAGAGGAAGCGCGCGCCAAGGCTTCCGAGATCGAAGCTCAAGGCACCGCTCTCGTAGAGGAGTTCCAAGAACTCCGCGAGCAAGCCAACAGCGACATCCTCATGGAGGAAGCCAAGCAGGAGGCGACTCAGGACGCCCAAAAGAAGATGCAGGAAATCCAAGCTAAGGAGCAGGAACTGCGTCAGTTCGTTGGCCAAACCCGTCAGCAGTTCGCAGCTATCCGCCAACAGCAGCTCAACGCCTACTACCAAGAGATCGCCGAAGTGATCACCGAGATCGCCAAGGAGCGCAACGCTACCCTCGTGATCGACATCACTGCTCGCGCCGGTGACGGCCGCGCTCCTGTGCTCTACACGGATGGTTCTTACGACATCACTCCGATCGTCATTGAGCGTATCAACGCGACTCAAGGTCAGGAAGAAGAAGCTCCCGCTGCTGAGTAG
- the bamA gene encoding outer membrane protein assembly factor BamA, giving the protein MKITLNSQSLLARLSLAFVLVALSFVSAFAQEAEESEPPTINKLIINFTGLSNVNEEVARANMSIREGEKYDPVAVDRDIRSLYRSNLFEYIEARIAPAGDNRIDVIFDIRPKFRISAIIFEGNDKLSNNKLKRETSIVVNQVLNEPRVKGAAEDLQELYLKKGFSQARVDYQIDRSPVTGFATVTFQIREGRKFKIGSINFSGNENIKKRKLKKKMETKKWGFLSVLTGSGRFDKDKFDDDLETLKDVYREEGYLDIDIDPAKVQFSYPSESRMRIDIKVGEGKQYRVGNVEFVGNDTYEDSVLRLMLRVLPGSVYRPEKIDEDVERLEDFYGQFGYMETRIRMQRVPNVETGDIDIQYVVYESDKFQVESIDIEGNTKTKSVVVLRELALTPGSTFDSVRMEASRMRLDNTRYFEDTNVTPQSTNVPGRKDLRVTFREGRTGNFSFGAGFSSLEKGVFFIELTQSNFDIFNWRGAFQGDGQKFRLKAQLGGRSSSIVLAFEEPWLFERRLAFGLQVFNQETNYDNQFYNSVQQGFDISLRKRLIEIIEGRISYSLVEQDFNQFENADIEQRLAGSIGTASKLNFLLLRDSRDRLINSLRGMRLELDLNYAGDFLGGDFDFYKIESRNAFYLPLSERLSQTVEILARAGVVQETGDSPVVPWEERFFLGGPNTLRGFEFRDVSPLEGGFSGLGRPYETGGKTYGMLGVEYSFGITEDFRIAAFYDGGFVNKEAGDFSLDGEKIFYEFAGGEYLAGQRQSGWHDNYGFGIRMSMMGTPLRLDYAIPMSTNGPSDLPGGNDNGGQFNFTFGGRF; this is encoded by the coding sequence TTGAAGATTACACTGAATAGCCAGTCTCTCCTGGCCCGCCTATCCCTAGCCTTTGTTCTCGTAGCCCTTAGTTTCGTTTCAGCTTTTGCTCAGGAAGCTGAAGAATCTGAGCCCCCCACGATTAACAAGCTCATCATCAACTTTACCGGCCTCTCCAACGTGAACGAGGAGGTGGCCCGGGCCAACATGTCGATAAGGGAAGGGGAGAAATACGACCCTGTCGCCGTTGATCGCGACATTCGCTCTCTCTACCGCTCGAACCTTTTCGAATACATCGAGGCTCGCATCGCTCCTGCGGGAGACAACCGGATCGACGTCATCTTCGACATACGTCCAAAGTTCCGCATTTCCGCGATCATTTTCGAGGGGAACGATAAGCTCAGCAACAACAAGCTGAAGCGGGAGACATCCATTGTCGTTAACCAAGTCCTCAACGAGCCGCGCGTTAAGGGCGCAGCCGAGGATCTGCAGGAGCTCTATCTTAAGAAGGGCTTTTCCCAGGCTCGTGTCGACTACCAGATCGATCGCAGTCCCGTGACAGGGTTCGCGACAGTGACCTTCCAGATTCGCGAAGGGCGCAAGTTCAAGATCGGTTCTATCAACTTCAGCGGCAACGAGAACATCAAGAAGCGTAAGCTCAAGAAGAAGATGGAAACCAAGAAGTGGGGCTTCCTCTCGGTCCTCACTGGCAGCGGCCGCTTCGACAAGGACAAGTTCGACGACGACTTGGAGACGCTCAAGGACGTTTACCGCGAAGAAGGGTACCTCGATATCGACATCGACCCTGCGAAGGTGCAGTTCTCCTATCCTTCGGAATCCCGCATGCGCATCGACATCAAGGTGGGCGAGGGCAAGCAGTACCGTGTGGGAAATGTGGAGTTCGTCGGCAACGACACCTACGAGGACTCAGTCCTGCGCCTGATGCTGCGCGTGCTGCCAGGATCGGTGTACCGTCCTGAAAAAATCGACGAAGACGTAGAGCGCCTCGAGGACTTCTATGGCCAGTTCGGTTACATGGAGACGCGTATCCGCATGCAGCGTGTTCCCAACGTGGAGACTGGCGATATCGACATCCAGTACGTCGTCTACGAGAGCGACAAGTTCCAGGTCGAGTCCATCGATATCGAAGGCAACACCAAGACCAAAAGCGTGGTCGTTTTGCGCGAACTCGCTCTCACCCCAGGCAGCACTTTCGACAGCGTTCGCATGGAAGCAAGCCGTATGCGTTTGGACAATACGCGCTACTTCGAGGACACCAACGTTACCCCGCAGTCGACCAATGTCCCCGGGCGCAAGGACTTGCGGGTGACTTTCCGCGAAGGCCGTACCGGTAACTTCTCCTTTGGCGCCGGTTTCAGCTCCTTGGAAAAGGGCGTGTTCTTCATCGAACTCACCCAGTCGAACTTCGACATTTTCAACTGGCGTGGGGCCTTCCAGGGCGACGGCCAAAAGTTTCGCCTCAAGGCGCAGCTCGGCGGCCGCTCCTCTTCGATCGTATTGGCGTTCGAAGAGCCATGGTTGTTCGAGCGTCGCTTGGCCTTTGGTCTCCAAGTGTTCAACCAAGAGACGAACTACGACAACCAATTCTACAACTCCGTCCAGCAAGGCTTCGACATCTCGCTCAGAAAGCGCCTCATCGAAATCATTGAAGGCCGCATTTCCTACAGCTTGGTCGAACAAGATTTCAATCAGTTTGAAAACGCTGACATCGAACAACGGCTAGCGGGCAGTATTGGCACCGCATCAAAGCTGAACTTCCTCCTGTTGCGTGACTCCCGCGACCGTCTGATCAACTCCTTGCGCGGCATGCGACTGGAACTCGACCTGAACTACGCGGGCGATTTCCTAGGAGGCGATTTTGACTTCTACAAGATCGAGTCTCGCAACGCGTTCTACCTGCCCCTCTCCGAGAGACTCAGTCAAACTGTTGAGATTTTGGCGCGTGCTGGAGTTGTGCAAGAAACTGGAGACAGCCCTGTCGTCCCATGGGAAGAGCGCTTCTTTTTGGGTGGTCCCAATACCTTGCGAGGATTTGAGTTTAGAGATGTGAGTCCTCTGGAAGGTGGATTCAGCGGTCTTGGTCGACCCTACGAAACGGGCGGCAAGACCTACGGTATGCTGGGGGTCGAATATTCATTTGGCATCACCGAAGATTTCCGTATTGCAGCATTCTACGATGGTGGATTCGTAAACAAGGAAGCTGGAGACTTCAGCTTGGATGGTGAGAAGATCTTCTACGAATTTGCCGGAGGAGAGTACCTTGCCGGCCAGCGTCAATCCGGATGGCACGACAACTATGGTTTCGGTATCCGCATGTCCATGATGGGTACGCCGCTTCGTCTTGACTATGCGATACCTATGAGCACCAACGGTCCCTCCGATCTCCCCGGCGGCAATGACAATGGCGGACAATTCAACTTTACTTTTGGCGGAAGATTCTAA
- the dnaB gene encoding replicative DNA helicase, with protein sequence MSNKPFSENKFSDKKKSPTAFSLAGLTPPHSLEAEKGLLAACLLDPAEIISRCLAQKLPAEAFYHPAHQLIFETCVNLFEHKSMLDPQVLAEELRSRGKLEEVGGLMYVADLTSHIETTAHANYFLDKVREHYTRRRLIKTASMSIERCFSAEHPDIEMLVDEIEKEIYSISDAQVADTTLPVKDAVVEAVSLVKRMIENKGELVGLSSGFVGIDNMLSGLKPTEMIVLAARPSMGKTSLALNIAERVSMSYKGKPAQAGTLVFSLEMGAEQLAMRLLTGRAQISVSRLRDGIVNQEEQEKIAAAAIELKDAPIWIDDGAQVTINQLRAKSRRVFARNKNMGLIVIDYLQLIAGSDPRMPREQQISEISRGIKGLAKELKVPVIVLSQLNRDSEKEKRQPKLSDLRESGSIEQDADVVLLLARPKDAGDDFSVAADKADLIVAKQRAGAVGEIKLNFIREITRFEDYTE encoded by the coding sequence ATGTCGAACAAGCCGTTCTCGGAGAATAAGTTCTCCGATAAAAAGAAGAGTCCGACCGCGTTTTCGTTGGCCGGGCTCACTCCGCCCCACAGCTTGGAGGCGGAGAAGGGCCTCCTCGCCGCATGTTTGCTGGACCCAGCCGAGATCATCTCGCGCTGCTTGGCCCAGAAACTGCCCGCGGAGGCTTTCTACCATCCGGCTCACCAGCTGATCTTCGAGACTTGCGTCAACTTGTTCGAGCACAAGTCGATGCTCGATCCTCAGGTCCTCGCCGAGGAGCTGCGTAGTCGCGGCAAGCTGGAAGAGGTGGGTGGCCTCATGTATGTGGCCGACCTTACCTCTCACATCGAGACCACGGCCCACGCTAACTACTTTCTCGACAAGGTCCGCGAGCACTACACGCGGCGACGCCTGATCAAGACGGCGTCCATGAGCATCGAGCGCTGCTTTTCGGCGGAGCATCCCGACATCGAGATGTTGGTCGACGAGATCGAGAAGGAGATCTATTCCATTTCGGACGCCCAGGTGGCGGATACGACCTTGCCGGTCAAGGACGCGGTGGTCGAAGCGGTCAGCCTCGTCAAGCGGATGATCGAAAACAAGGGCGAGCTGGTGGGACTCTCCAGCGGCTTTGTCGGAATCGACAACATGCTCAGTGGCTTGAAACCCACGGAAATGATCGTCCTCGCGGCCCGTCCTTCGATGGGTAAGACAAGTTTGGCTCTCAACATTGCGGAGCGCGTTTCCATGTCCTACAAGGGCAAGCCAGCCCAAGCGGGCACCCTAGTTTTCAGTTTGGAAATGGGCGCCGAGCAGCTGGCGATGCGTTTGCTTACTGGCCGTGCTCAGATCAGCGTTTCGCGCTTGCGAGACGGGATCGTGAACCAGGAAGAGCAGGAGAAGATCGCTGCCGCGGCGATCGAGCTGAAAGACGCTCCCATTTGGATCGACGACGGCGCCCAGGTGACCATCAACCAGCTTCGGGCCAAGTCGCGCCGTGTTTTCGCCCGCAACAAGAACATGGGTCTGATTGTGATCGACTACTTGCAACTCATTGCAGGCTCGGATCCGAGAATGCCCCGCGAGCAGCAGATTTCCGAGATATCCCGCGGAATTAAAGGACTGGCCAAGGAACTTAAAGTACCGGTGATTGTTCTCAGTCAGCTTAATCGTGACTCGGAAAAGGAAAAACGTCAGCCCAAGCTTTCTGACCTACGCGAATCTGGCTCTATCGAGCAGGATGCGGACGTCGTGTTGCTTTTGGCTCGACCGAAAGACGCTGGTGACGATTTTTCCGTTGCAGCCGACAAGGCTGATCTAATTGTTGCCAAGCAACGTGCTGGCGCTGTCGGCGAAATTAAGCTCAACTTCATCAGAGAAATAACCCGTTTTGAAGATTACACTGAATAG
- the rplI gene encoding 50S ribosomal protein L9 — protein sequence MATSEVLLIEAVQGLGGEGDQVTVKAGFARNFLLPTKKAIPVNRSNRKQIEALKDRRAKREAKELDDAKAQAAKLGGTQIGIAVKTGEAGRMFGAVTSIHIHEKLVEAGYEIDRKKIHLEQPIKELGQHTFIVKVHPEVEVEMKIDVVSENPIVEPEAEEAAEGEAEAASEKE from the coding sequence ATGGCAACTAGCGAAGTACTACTCATCGAGGCTGTTCAAGGTCTCGGCGGCGAAGGCGATCAAGTAACAGTAAAGGCGGGCTTCGCTCGCAACTTCCTCCTTCCTACCAAGAAGGCGATCCCCGTAAACCGTTCCAACCGCAAGCAGATCGAAGCTCTCAAGGACCGTCGCGCCAAGCGTGAGGCCAAGGAGCTTGACGACGCCAAGGCGCAGGCAGCCAAGTTGGGCGGGACTCAGATCGGCATCGCGGTCAAGACAGGCGAAGCTGGACGCATGTTTGGCGCTGTCACTTCCATCCACATCCACGAAAAGCTCGTGGAAGCTGGCTACGAGATCGATCGCAAGAAGATCCACTTGGAGCAGCCAATCAAGGAGCTCGGTCAGCACACCTTCATCGTTAAGGTTCACCCAGAAGTGGAAGTCGAGATGAAGATCGACGTCGTTTCCGAGAACCCGATCGTGGAGCCAGAAGCTGAAGAAGCAGCGGAAGGCGAAGCTGAAGCAGCTTCTGAAAAAGAATAA
- a CDS encoding single-stranded DNA-binding protein, giving the protein MANFNKVILLGNLTRDPELRVTPKGTSVCQFGMAVNRVYRSGDETQEETTFVDLEAWGKQAEIISKYVSKGNPLFIEGRLKFDSWESKEGEKRSKLKVIVENMQLMGSRGDNNGGGQGSSNYAPAQRESGSSASSSQAPASSGDIEEDVPF; this is encoded by the coding sequence ATGGCCAACTTCAACAAAGTAATTCTCCTCGGCAACCTCACGCGCGACCCTGAACTTCGCGTGACCCCGAAGGGCACCTCCGTGTGCCAGTTCGGTATGGCGGTCAACCGAGTCTATCGCTCCGGCGACGAGACGCAGGAAGAGACTACTTTCGTTGACTTGGAAGCATGGGGCAAGCAGGCGGAGATCATCTCCAAGTACGTTAGCAAAGGTAACCCGCTCTTCATCGAAGGCCGTCTGAAGTTCGACTCCTGGGAGTCGAAGGAAGGCGAGAAGCGAAGCAAGCTGAAGGTCATCGTTGAAAACATGCAGCTCATGGGCAGCCGTGGCGACAACAACGGCGGGGGGCAAGGCTCCAGCAACTACGCTCCGGCTCAACGCGAAAGCGGCTCCTCAGCTTCCTCCTCTCAAGCTCCCGCGTCCAGCGGCGACATCGAAGAAGACGTTCCCTTCTGA
- a CDS encoding 30S ribosomal protein S6, giving the protein MTATASNYKATFILDTRGREESIDDLIEGLKAELASAGAEVSEVENLGRQDFVRTPDIKYTAGVYVRYDFSGTAEVPAAILEKLRLNKLVSHKMIQKA; this is encoded by the coding sequence ATGACAGCAACAGCATCTAACTACAAAGCAACCTTCATTCTCGACACTCGTGGTCGCGAAGAGTCTATCGATGACCTCATCGAAGGCCTCAAGGCAGAGCTCGCTTCTGCCGGCGCCGAAGTTTCCGAAGTCGAGAATCTCGGCCGCCAGGACTTCGTTCGTACTCCAGACATCAAGTACACCGCAGGGGTTTACGTCCGCTACGATTTCTCCGGCACCGCTGAAGTGCCTGCTGCGATCCTTGAGAAGCTCCGCTTGAACAAGCTCGTTTCTCACAAGATGATCCAAAAGGCGTAA